The proteins below are encoded in one region of Clostridium estertheticum:
- a CDS encoding GH36-type glycosyl hydrolase domain-containing protein, translated as MPYVILGAIVAISILAYIVVRKNLNHYEEENLLKDVPTINVNREDLEKHAFEISRHYSDVKNTNCKKKLISNLDGSYEKILEGYEKIDKEGKNKKEVLPAAEWLLDNLYLIEKEYKSIKYNMPQTYYKDLPVIYKGVIKGYPRVYHIAIEIVSHTDGRMDEHVIEDFIGAYQKNAVLTSGELWAIPIMLRIALIQNISKITEKIVKAEEDKKEAELVAERLINAFNEDKINLELSLLNSQKNIFTLHFTERLLKLLRDNGIDSKEVYDFIDERLGAQDTSSEKIIALEHQIEANFEISMANSINSIRIIEGLNWKKYFEKLSPVEVILREDPADIYRKMDFKSRDKYRHEIEKLSKHTKLAESYISKKAIECCYDSEMPENNTYKNHVGYYLIDDGLDELKKKIGYKSTGMEKLINRKKKNIDNVYIRTIGIVTLLIVGLIILSSLLNDNDKELWRYILAVIVILVPCSEITISILNWSISLLCTTSFIPKMDFEEEIPEKYSTVVVIPTLLNNTSRVIELIKDLEIYYLANSQSNIFFALLGDFKDSDTKDEVSDKEIVDVGLLEIEKLNKKYCISGKNIFFFLNRRRQYNEKENKWIGFERKRGKLMEFNEFLRGKQNTSYNVMSNNAEDLRMVKYVITLDSDTKLPRDSAKKLIGAMAHPLNNAVIENNKKRVSRGYGLMQPRIGVSILSANKTIFSKIFSGETGIDIYTTAVSDVYQDLFGEGIFTGKGIYNVDVFNYMLKDEIPENTVLSHDLLEGSYVRTALVTDVEFIDGYPSYYNASSMRLHRWTRGDWQLLRWLKRSSPLNKISKWKIFDNLRRSLITPSVTILLILALGGILPDSTDKWVIAAFVAILAPILFDVSEAVVSPALGVSLSGKIENSKMAIEQVFLIFCFIPYQAYMMTDAIIRTLYRVLISKKNLLEWRSAADVEVKVGKKLKNFIEDMWVGSAISVLILVISFNASMSVGFLSIPSCVIWFLSPVIAYVISRDMEFDSFEITSEEKNYLRKLSRKTWAYFEDFVNDENNWLGPDNYQEDPPNGVAHRTSPTNMGMELTSNLVAYDLGYIGIVNVTSRIDKIMMSMEDLDMYKGHFYNWYDTKTKTPLFPRYVSTVDSGNLVGYLWVVAQALDEYLGEPVFNHAQIKGLEDTMRLASEEAGVSQKVKELYQGVLNRIESDTIDFNCWKTILRDLSNKSLEVGKNEYCMESYWNKKLKDDVSRYLEEISELFPWFDYAFDKDSDLELTKSMRCLLEEATIISIPEKTTNILNTLDDKLKNDKSSSKLKDLLQQTKEKTQFVISKIEGLKEKLNSMAEATDFKMLYDEDRELFRIGYDVENDSLGKSYYDLLASESRQASFVAIAKGDIPKKHWFKLGRSMTNMGKSKGLVSWSGTMFEYMMPLLIMKNYSGTMLDETYNAVVGAQKQYCSERGVPFGISESAFYKFDINSNYQYKAFGVAGVGLKSGLENELVISPYSTVMALQTDFRGAYDNLKRLTREGLEGNYGFYEAVDYTKNRMFKDDTKAIIKCFMIHHEGMSLMALDNVLLNNILQKRFHALPKVKATELLLQEKISKRVVYDRERKFKVLGTPVGKQKIIVRKYTTAKTETPETHLISNGNYSLMISNSGSGYALRDKTMIYRWKEDVTKDNTGMFVYIKDMSKNEFFSVAYEPCKKPSDSYEVTFALDKAEFERRDKNVVTRMEITVATEDDSEVRRLSIINKDTKSKIFEITSYFEVTLAHYDADIVHPAFGNLFVKTEYVDNPSCIIATRRPRSKGEKQPWVMQTVATQGNTIGTIQYETSRANFIGRGENIIHPIAMRGDLVLSNTVGAVLDPIVSIRRRVKIKPGETCIIAFTTSIANTKEEVISLAKKYSEFHNINRVFELAWSQTQVDMKYLGIKSTQANLYQVIASKILFLNSTFRQREKYIKNVKKGQFTLWGYGISGDLPIILLIVRESKDKDLVRQLINAHEYLSLKGLRVDLVIINLQMTSYDQPLQADIKDLVGGSHLRDKENKPGGLFILNKANIKDEDIDLLIAIARLVIDSCKGMLVSQIQNKNKRIQKIPLLQTLKKEFMFKEHKFNIKPLEYFNGLGGFDVEGENYTILLKDFNNTPAPWINVISNGDFGFHVSECGSAYTWNSNSRENKITTWSNDWISDECSEAIYLRDDNNGSIWSITPKPIRDGGEYLIEHGFGYSNFKHEAFGIMGEVTMFVPMEHNVKLCKIKLKNNSDIPRDISITYYAELVMGVVPQHTAQHIVTYINEEQEYMYATNCYNQHFGKLKSYLKLFGGYEQSFTGDRSEFLGRGGSIENPEVLKRIKLSNNVGAGLDPCLAVTSKIHLEPNMEIELIAMLGENENLDNISKVAKEFEDYKKVDTALENVKKYWNRILHTIQVKTPDKSMDLMLNGWLMYQTIVCRLWARTAFYQSGGAYGFRDQLQDVMSLSMIEPSMTRKQILYSASRQFVEGDVQHWWHPVVDSGIRTRFSDDLLWLPYVTMDYIKNTGDFDILNEQAEYLMDTPLAEGEDERYNISGKADFTGSIYEHCIKAIEKALKFGSHNIPLMGSGDWNDGMSTVGNKGKGESVWLGWFLYDILADFSKACTYENDDGKLKKYKDMQEYIRINLEDNAWDGNWYRRAYFDDGTPLGSSQNEECKIDSLSQSWAVISGAANKERATEAMKSLERYLIKEDNGMILLLTPPFSKSSLEPGYIKGYVPGVRENGGQYTHAATWVILAFAKLYKGDTAAKLYNMINPINHTKTLPECERFKTEPYVMTADVYGKEPHVGRGGWSWYTGTSGWMYRTGIEAILGLKLKEGKGFTIKPCVPEEWPNYEIIYKKDNYEYIIEVKRIGDKGIWLDGKLCIDGLVPFINGVHKVEVII; from the coding sequence ATGCCATATGTTATATTAGGGGCAATAGTTGCAATAAGTATTTTAGCTTATATAGTTGTAAGAAAAAATTTAAATCATTATGAAGAAGAAAATTTATTGAAAGATGTACCAACCATAAATGTGAATAGAGAAGATTTGGAAAAACATGCTTTCGAAATATCACGACATTACTCTGATGTAAAAAATACTAATTGCAAAAAAAAGCTTATTAGTAATTTAGATGGAAGTTATGAGAAAATTTTAGAAGGCTACGAGAAGATAGACAAAGAAGGTAAAAATAAAAAAGAGGTGTTACCTGCTGCAGAATGGCTTTTGGATAATCTTTATTTAATAGAAAAAGAATACAAAAGCATAAAATATAATATGCCACAAACATATTATAAAGATTTACCAGTAATATATAAGGGAGTTATTAAGGGATACCCAAGAGTCTACCATATTGCCATTGAAATAGTATCTCACACTGATGGTAGAATGGATGAACATGTAATTGAAGACTTTATTGGCGCATATCAAAAGAATGCCGTACTGACGTCTGGTGAACTTTGGGCTATACCTATAATGCTCCGAATAGCCTTAATCCAAAATATTAGTAAGATAACTGAGAAAATTGTTAAAGCAGAGGAAGATAAAAAAGAGGCAGAATTAGTTGCAGAGAGGTTAATTAATGCTTTTAATGAAGATAAAATAAATCTAGAATTATCGCTTTTAAATAGTCAAAAAAATATATTCACTTTGCACTTTACAGAAAGATTACTCAAACTATTAAGGGACAATGGTATTGATTCTAAGGAGGTTTATGATTTTATAGATGAAAGACTTGGAGCGCAGGATACAAGTTCAGAAAAAATCATAGCATTAGAACATCAAATAGAGGCTAATTTTGAAATTTCTATGGCAAATTCTATTAATAGTATAAGAATTATTGAAGGTTTAAATTGGAAAAAATATTTTGAAAAGTTAAGTCCTGTAGAGGTTATTTTAAGAGAGGATCCTGCAGACATTTATAGAAAAATGGATTTTAAGTCAAGGGATAAATATAGACATGAAATAGAAAAATTATCTAAACATACAAAACTTGCAGAATCTTATATATCAAAAAAAGCAATCGAATGTTGTTATGATAGTGAAATGCCAGAAAATAATACTTATAAAAACCATGTAGGTTATTATCTAATAGATGATGGACTAGATGAATTAAAGAAAAAAATAGGATATAAAAGTACTGGTATGGAAAAATTGATAAACCGCAAAAAGAAAAATATAGATAATGTTTATATAAGGACTATTGGTATAGTTACTTTATTAATAGTGGGTTTAATTATTCTAAGTAGCTTATTAAATGATAATGATAAAGAGTTATGGAGATATATACTAGCTGTAATTGTTATATTAGTACCATGTAGTGAAATAACAATCTCAATTTTAAACTGGAGCATAAGTCTTTTATGTACGACCTCGTTTATTCCAAAAATGGATTTCGAAGAGGAGATACCAGAAAAATATAGTACAGTTGTAGTAATTCCTACTTTATTAAATAATACTTCTAGGGTAATTGAATTAATAAAGGACTTAGAAATATATTATTTAGCGAATTCACAAAGCAACATATTTTTTGCATTGCTTGGTGACTTTAAGGATAGTGATACTAAAGATGAAGTATCGGATAAAGAGATAGTTGATGTTGGACTTTTAGAAATAGAGAAATTGAATAAAAAATATTGTATCTCAGGCAAAAATATATTTTTCTTCTTAAATAGAAGGAGACAATATAATGAAAAAGAAAATAAGTGGATAGGATTTGAGAGAAAACGTGGAAAACTTATGGAGTTTAATGAGTTTTTAAGAGGTAAGCAGAATACTAGCTACAATGTAATGAGTAATAATGCAGAGGATCTCAGAATGGTTAAATATGTTATTACTTTAGATTCAGATACAAAACTTCCAAGGGACTCTGCGAAAAAACTAATAGGAGCTATGGCGCATCCACTTAATAATGCTGTTATAGAAAATAATAAAAAGAGAGTAAGCAGAGGATATGGTCTAATGCAACCAAGAATAGGGGTGTCTATTCTTAGCGCAAACAAAACTATATTTTCAAAGATTTTTTCTGGTGAAACAGGTATAGATATTTATACTACCGCGGTGTCTGATGTATATCAAGATTTATTTGGGGAAGGTATTTTTACTGGTAAGGGTATTTATAATGTAGATGTCTTTAACTATATGTTAAAGGATGAAATACCTGAAAATACTGTATTAAGTCATGATCTGCTCGAGGGTTCATATGTTAGGACAGCATTAGTTACTGATGTGGAATTTATAGATGGATACCCATCTTATTATAACGCTAGTTCTATGAGGTTACATAGGTGGACTAGAGGGGATTGGCAATTATTACGTTGGCTTAAAAGGTCTTCACCATTAAACAAAATATCTAAATGGAAGATATTCGATAACTTAAGAAGAAGTTTGATTACACCTTCCGTTACGATTTTGCTTATACTTGCTTTAGGTGGAATATTACCAGATAGTACGGATAAATGGGTTATTGCAGCTTTTGTAGCTATTTTAGCACCTATACTTTTTGACGTAAGCGAAGCTGTAGTTTCTCCTGCTTTAGGGGTAAGTTTATCTGGTAAAATTGAGAACAGCAAGATGGCTATCGAACAGGTATTTTTGATTTTTTGTTTTATACCTTATCAAGCATATATGATGACGGATGCTATAATTAGAACATTATATAGAGTGCTAATAAGTAAAAAAAACTTATTAGAGTGGCGGTCAGCAGCGGATGTTGAAGTAAAAGTTGGTAAGAAACTTAAAAATTTTATAGAAGATATGTGGGTTGGTAGTGCAATTTCAGTTTTAATTCTAGTTATATCATTTAATGCAAGTATGAGTGTTGGATTTCTTAGCATACCTTCTTGTGTGATTTGGTTTTTAAGTCCCGTAATTGCCTATGTTATAAGTCGTGATATGGAGTTTGACTCTTTTGAAATTACCAGTGAAGAAAAAAATTACTTAAGAAAACTAAGTAGAAAAACTTGGGCTTATTTTGAGGATTTTGTAAATGATGAAAATAATTGGCTTGGACCAGATAATTACCAAGAAGATCCACCTAATGGAGTAGCACATAGAACTTCACCAACCAATATGGGTATGGAATTAACTTCAAATTTAGTTGCATATGATTTGGGGTATATTGGGATTGTTAATGTAACAAGCAGAATAGATAAAATTATGATGTCAATGGAAGATCTGGATATGTACAAAGGCCACTTTTATAATTGGTATGATACTAAAACTAAGACCCCACTTTTTCCTAGATATGTGTCTACTGTTGATAGTGGTAATTTAGTTGGGTACCTTTGGGTAGTTGCACAGGCGTTAGATGAATATTTGGGGGAGCCAGTGTTTAATCATGCTCAAATTAAGGGATTAGAAGACACTATGAGACTTGCCTCTGAAGAGGCAGGAGTATCACAAAAAGTTAAGGAGTTATATCAGGGAGTATTAAATAGAATAGAGAGTGATACAATAGATTTTAATTGTTGGAAAACTATACTTAGAGATTTATCCAATAAGAGTTTAGAAGTGGGGAAAAATGAATATTGCATGGAATCATATTGGAATAAAAAACTAAAAGATGATGTAAGTAGGTATTTAGAGGAAATAAGTGAATTATTTCCTTGGTTTGATTATGCCTTTGACAAAGACTCTGATTTAGAACTTACTAAGTCTATGAGATGTTTGCTTGAGGAAGCAACAATAATTAGTATCCCTGAAAAAACAACAAATATATTAAATACGTTAGATGACAAATTGAAAAATGATAAATCGTCATCAAAATTAAAAGATTTGTTACAACAAACAAAAGAAAAAACTCAATTTGTTATTAGCAAAATAGAGGGCTTAAAGGAAAAACTAAATTCTATGGCGGAAGCTACCGATTTTAAGATGTTATATGATGAAGATAGGGAACTGTTTAGAATTGGATATGATGTGGAGAATGATAGTCTAGGTAAGAGTTATTATGATCTATTGGCTTCTGAGTCGAGGCAAGCCAGTTTCGTTGCTATTGCAAAGGGAGATATTCCTAAAAAACATTGGTTTAAACTTGGAAGATCTATGACCAATATGGGGAAAAGCAAGGGCTTAGTTTCCTGGAGCGGAACAATGTTTGAGTACATGATGCCACTACTTATAATGAAAAATTATTCAGGTACAATGTTAGATGAAACTTATAATGCTGTAGTCGGTGCACAAAAGCAATATTGTAGTGAAAGAGGGGTACCTTTTGGTATATCTGAATCTGCATTTTATAAATTTGATATAAATTCAAATTATCAATATAAAGCGTTTGGAGTAGCTGGAGTAGGATTAAAGTCAGGACTTGAAAACGAATTAGTTATTTCACCATATTCAACTGTCATGGCACTCCAAACCGACTTTAGAGGAGCTTATGATAATCTTAAAAGGCTTACGCGTGAAGGACTTGAGGGGAATTATGGGTTTTATGAAGCTGTAGATTATACTAAAAACAGAATGTTTAAAGATGATACTAAGGCTATAATCAAGTGTTTTATGATTCATCATGAAGGTATGAGTTTGATGGCTTTAGATAATGTATTATTAAATAACATTCTACAAAAAAGATTTCATGCACTACCAAAAGTGAAAGCTACAGAGTTATTACTTCAAGAGAAAATTTCTAAGAGGGTAGTATATGATAGGGAACGCAAATTTAAGGTATTAGGTACTCCGGTAGGAAAACAAAAGATCATAGTTAGAAAATATACTACAGCAAAAACAGAAACTCCGGAAACACATTTGATTTCAAATGGAAATTATTCGCTAATGATTTCTAATAGTGGATCAGGGTATGCTTTGCGTGATAAAACTATGATTTACAGATGGAAGGAAGATGTTACAAAAGACAATACGGGTATGTTTGTTTATATCAAAGATATGTCTAAAAATGAATTTTTCAGTGTGGCGTATGAGCCTTGTAAAAAGCCAAGTGATAGTTATGAAGTAACGTTCGCATTAGACAAGGCTGAGTTTGAAAGGCGTGATAAAAATGTTGTCACTCGTATGGAAATTACTGTGGCTACAGAAGATGATTCAGAGGTAAGAAGATTATCAATTATAAATAAAGATACTAAAAGTAAAATTTTCGAGATAACAAGTTATTTTGAGGTAACGCTAGCTCATTATGATGCGGATATAGTACATCCCGCATTCGGAAATTTGTTTGTGAAAACGGAGTATGTTGATAATCCTAGTTGTATCATCGCAACGAGAAGGCCGAGATCTAAGGGAGAGAAACAGCCTTGGGTTATGCAAACCGTCGCAACTCAGGGAAATACTATTGGAACTATTCAATATGAGACTAGCAGGGCTAATTTCATAGGTCGTGGTGAGAATATAATACATCCTATAGCAATGAGGGGAGATTTAGTATTATCTAATACTGTTGGAGCTGTACTTGACCCTATAGTAAGTATAAGAAGAAGAGTTAAAATTAAGCCTGGTGAAACATGCATTATAGCATTCACAACGTCAATAGCTAATACAAAAGAAGAAGTGATAAGTTTAGCTAAAAAATATAGTGAATTTCATAACATAAATAGGGTATTTGAACTAGCTTGGAGTCAAACTCAGGTAGATATGAAATACTTAGGTATAAAATCTACTCAGGCAAATTTATATCAAGTTATAGCTTCCAAAATTTTATTTTTAAATTCTACATTTAGACAAAGAGAAAAGTATATAAAAAATGTAAAAAAGGGACAATTCACTCTTTGGGGATATGGCATTTCAGGAGATTTACCTATAATTCTTCTAATAGTGCGTGAGAGTAAAGATAAAGATTTAGTTCGCCAACTTATAAATGCTCATGAATACTTAAGCCTTAAAGGATTAAGAGTTGATTTGGTGATAATAAACCTTCAAATGACCTCATATGATCAGCCGCTACAAGCTGATATTAAGGATTTAGTAGGTGGAAGTCACTTAAGAGATAAAGAAAACAAACCTGGTGGGTTATTTATACTTAATAAGGCTAATATTAAAGATGAAGATATAGATCTATTAATAGCTATAGCTAGGTTGGTTATAGATTCATGTAAGGGAATGTTAGTATCTCAAATTCAAAATAAGAACAAGAGAATACAGAAAATACCGTTACTTCAAACTTTAAAAAAAGAATTCATGTTTAAGGAGCACAAGTTTAATATAAAACCATTAGAGTATTTTAATGGACTAGGAGGTTTTGATGTAGAAGGTGAAAATTACACTATTTTACTTAAAGATTTCAATAATACCCCAGCACCATGGATAAATGTAATTTCAAATGGTGATTTTGGATTCCATGTGTCAGAATGTGGATCAGCTTATACATGGAACAGTAACAGTCGGGAAAATAAAATTACCACTTGGTCCAATGACTGGATAAGTGATGAATGCTCAGAAGCTATATATTTGAGAGATGATAACAACGGAAGTATATGGAGTATTACACCTAAACCTATAAGGGATGGTGGAGAATACTTAATAGAGCATGGTTTTGGATATTCAAACTTCAAACATGAGGCTTTTGGAATTATGGGTGAAGTAACTATGTTTGTGCCAATGGAGCATAATGTTAAGCTATGCAAAATAAAATTAAAGAATAATAGTGATATACCTAGAGATATAAGTATAACCTATTATGCGGAACTTGTAATGGGTGTAGTACCTCAACATACTGCTCAGCACATAGTAACTTATATTAATGAAGAACAAGAATATATGTATGCAACAAATTGTTATAATCAGCATTTTGGTAAATTAAAGTCTTATTTAAAGCTATTTGGAGGTTATGAGCAAAGCTTCACCGGTGATAGAAGTGAGTTTTTAGGAAGAGGAGGAAGTATTGAAAATCCGGAAGTTCTAAAGAGAATAAAACTCTCAAATAATGTGGGAGCGGGACTAGATCCATGCCTTGCAGTTACTTCAAAAATTCATTTAGAGCCTAATATGGAAATAGAATTAATAGCAATGCTTGGTGAGAACGAGAATTTAGATAATATTTCAAAGGTAGCAAAAGAATTTGAAGACTATAAAAAAGTTGATACTGCACTAGAAAATGTTAAAAAATATTGGAACAGAATACTTCATACGATTCAGGTTAAGACACCAGATAAGAGTATGGATTTAATGCTTAATGGATGGTTAATGTATCAAACTATAGTATGTAGATTATGGGCAAGAACTGCTTTTTATCAATCTGGTGGAGCATATGGATTTAGAGATCAACTCCAGGATGTTATGTCACTAAGCATGATTGAGCCTAGTATGACAAGAAAACAAATTCTGTATAGTGCTTCAAGGCAATTTGTTGAAGGGGATGTACAGCATTGGTGGCACCCAGTTGTAGATAGTGGAATAAGAACAAGATTTTCCGATGACTTATTATGGCTACCTTATGTCACTATGGATTATATAAAAAATACTGGTGATTTTGATATCCTAAATGAACAAGCGGAATATTTAATGGATACACCACTTGCAGAAGGCGAAGATGAAAGATATAACATTTCAGGAAAAGCAGATTTTACAGGTAGTATATATGAACATTGTATAAAGGCTATAGAAAAAGCCCTTAAATTTGGATCTCACAATATTCCTCTTATGGGAAGTGGAGATTGGAACGATGGAATGAGTACTGTGGGTAATAAGGGGAAAGGTGAAAGTGTATGGTTAGGCTGGTTCTTATATGATATATTAGCAGATTTCTCAAAGGCTTGCACATACGAAAATGATGATGGGAAACTTAAGAAATATAAGGATATGCAAGAGTATATAAGAATAAATCTAGAGGATAATGCATGGGACGGTAATTGGTATAGAAGAGCATATTTTGATGATGGAACGCCACTTGGTTCATCGCAAAATGAAGAATGTAAGATCGATTCCCTATCTCAATCTTGGGCAGTAATATCTGGTGCTGCAAATAAAGAAAGAGCAACAGAGGCTATGAAGTCATTAGAACGTTATTTAATAAAAGAAGATAATGGCATGATATTACTATTAACTCCACCTTTTAGTAAATCTTCTTTGGAGCCTGGTTATATTAAAGGTTATGTTCCTGGAGTTAGGGAAAATGGTGGGCAATATACGCACGCTGCGACTTGGGTAATTCTTGCTTTTGCTAAACTCTATAAAGGTGATACAGCGGCAAAGCTTTATAACATGATAAATCCTATAAATCATACAAAAACTCTGCCTGAATGTGAGAGATTTAAAACAGAGCCATATGTAATGACTGCTGATGTATACGGAAAAGAACCTCATGTGGGAAGAGGAGGCTGGAGTTGGTATACTGGAACTTCAGGATGGATGTATAGAACAGGAATAGAAGCTATTCTCGGCCTTAAATTAAAGGAGGGAAAAGGATTTACTATTAAGCCTTGCGTCCCAGAGGAATGGCCAAATTATGAGATTATTTATAAAAAGGATAATTATGAATATATAATTGAGGTTAAACGTATTGGAGATAAAGGAATATGGCTTGATGGTAAGTTATGTATTGATGGGTTAGTACCATTTATTAATGGGGTTCATAAAGTTGAGGTTATAATTTAA